The genomic region CGCGGCTGAAGCCAGCCGCTCCAAGCGTTGAGCGCTCCACTATTTGGACCGATACCGTCAAGCGCGGTCCGATGTTGCGGCAAGTTAGAGGTCTTGGAACGCTCGTTCCGGTTGATATTCGCTCAATTTCTTCTCTTACAGACGCCACTGTTGAGCGCCGTCGTATCCTTCCCGGCACTCAGGTTAAAGCGGACACCATCATCATGGATCTCAGCAACCCACAAACCGAGCAGGAAGCGGTGGATGCCGAACTCCAGTTAAAGGCCGCGGAAGCCGACTACAAGAATATCGAAGTAAAGGTCCAAAGTGACCTAATGACCCAGCGCGCCAATGCAGCAACGGTCGGCGCCGATTACACCGATGCCAAGACCAAGGCGGAAATCGATCGGGAACTGTGCAAGTTAGGGGTCATTTCCGGCCAAGCGTGCAAGAGCTCGCAGACGCATGCCGAAGAACTTTCCACAAGAGATCAAATCGAAAAAGAAAGAGTTGCTATCAATACCAAATCTGTAGCGTCTCAATTGGCGGTGCAACAGGCAAAGATCGACGAGTTGAAGGCGCTCTATCAGCTCAAGATCAAACAACTCGACTCATTGCATGTGCGCGCGGGCATCGATGGGGTGCTAACGGAAGTTCCGGTAGTGGAGGGACAGCGTGTCACGGCGGGCACAAATGTTGCGAAGGTCGTGCAGCCGAACCACCTGAAAGCTGAGCTGAAGATCGCTGAGACGCAGTCGAAAGACATCACCTTCGGTCAGCCGGCATCCGTGGATACACACAACGGAGTAATTCAGGGAAGCGTAATGCGCATCGATCCGGCCGTGATTAACGGTACGGTCACGGTTGACGTGAAGCTGGAAGGACAACTGCCTTCAGGCGCCCGCCCAGATTTGAGCGTCGATGGAACCATCGATCTTGATCGGCTGGCGAACGTTCAATTCGTCGGACGCCCCGCATTCGGTCAGGAGAACAGCACAGTAAGCATGTTCAAGCTCGATCCGGATGGCAAAGGGGCAACGCGTGTGACGGTGAAGCTAGGACGCAGTTCAGTGAACGCAGTTGAGCTTCTCGGTGGACTGAGCGATGGCGACCAGGTAATCCTGTCCGACATGTCGCGCTGGGACAACGTTGATCGCATTCGGTTGGAGTAAGACCCGGGAAGAGCGAACACGAAGGTCACGAAGTCTGAAGGCGGAGGTCACGAAGAAATCGAAACAGGGAACAGGGACTTTTGCAATATTCCTCATCGTGACCTCCTCTGTTTCCTTCGTGACCTTCGTGTTCGCCTCGTCGGTTTCAGTTTGGGATTCAAGAAAAATTTTTAGGAGACACAATGGCATCGAACGGCAGGCCGTTAATCACCCTGGAGAACGTAACCAAGATCTTCTACACCGATGAAGTAGAGACGCACGCGCTCTCCGGCATCCATCTCGAGATCCGCGAAGGCGAGTACGTTTCGATGGCGGGCCCGTCCGGTTGCGGAAAGTCGACGCTGCTGTCGATTATCGGCCTGCTCGATACTCCTACTGACGGAACTTACGTCCTCAACAGCAAGACGGTGCAGAGCCTCGACTTCGCCGATCGTGCTCGCATTCGCAACCAGGAGATCGGATTCATCTTCCAGAGCTTCAACCTTATCGGCGACCTCACTGTGTACGAGAACGTCGAGCTGCCGCTCACCTACCGCAAGATGGGCGCGGCGGAGCGTAAAGAACGCGTTCACGGCGCGCTGGAGAAGGTAGGAATGTCGCACCGTATGCGGCACTATCCATCGCAACTCTCCGGCGGTCAACAACAGCGCGTCGCGGTAGCGCGTGCGCTGGCGGGCAAGCCGTCGATCCTGCTGGCGGACGAGCCTACCGGAAACCTCGATTCCCGAAATGGTGAGGCCGTTATGGAACTGCTCCAACAGCTCCATCGCGAAGGGGCAACCATCTGCATGGTGACCCACGACGAGCGTTTCGCCCGCCATGCTGAGCGCACGATTCATCTGTTCGACGGCAAGGTCGTCGAGGAAAGCGTCGGCGTAGCTTAAGTTCCCAAACAGTTTGCGGTGAAAGCGTGCCGCAGGCGCGAAGGGGAAAGTTTGTCTTGGCGGGTCGGAGTGCTAGGGAAAGCAGCATGAACTCTCTTTTCCAGGATCTTCGCTACGGCAGTCGGATGCTGTTCAAGAGCCCTGCATTCACGACTGTCGCGGTACTCACTCTGGCACTTGGCATTGGCGCGAACACGGCGATCTTCACAGTTGTGAATGCGCTGCTGCTGAAAATGCTGCCCCTCAAAGCGCCGCAAGAATTGGTTGTCGTCGGAAATCCAGGGATAGTGAGTTCGCGATGGCACGGAACTCCGGAGACGGATTACTTTTCCTATCCGCTGTATCGGGAATTTCGTGACAACAACACCGTCTTCACGGGGCTGGCAGCGGCCGCAACCGAAGATCGAGTCGAAGTAAACACGAGTTCGGCTGCCGGCGCATCCGAGGAAGTTGACGCTCGGCTGGTCACTGGAAACTACTTTCCCGTTTTAGGAGTGGACGCGGCAGCGGGACGGCTGCTCACCGAAAGCGACGAGACACAGGAAAACGCAA from Terriglobales bacterium harbors:
- a CDS encoding ABC transporter ATP-binding protein, with translation MASNGRPLITLENVTKIFYTDEVETHALSGIHLEIREGEYVSMAGPSGCGKSTLLSIIGLLDTPTDGTYVLNSKTVQSLDFADRARIRNQEIGFIFQSFNLIGDLTVYENVELPLTYRKMGAAERKERVHGALEKVGMSHRMRHYPSQLSGGQQQRVAVARALAGKPSILLADEPTGNLDSRNGEAVMELLQQLHREGATICMVTHDERFARHAERTIHLFDGKVVEESVGVA
- a CDS encoding HlyD family efflux transporter periplasmic adaptor subunit encodes the protein MDIQRPSNAAAKRKRRIIFSALAILFIAGVTLGLSRLKPAAPSVERSTIWTDTVKRGPMLRQVRGLGTLVPVDIRSISSLTDATVERRRILPGTQVKADTIIMDLSNPQTEQEAVDAELQLKAAEADYKNIEVKVQSDLMTQRANAATVGADYTDAKTKAEIDRELCKLGVISGQACKSSQTHAEELSTRDQIEKERVAINTKSVASQLAVQQAKIDELKALYQLKIKQLDSLHVRAGIDGVLTEVPVVEGQRVTAGTNVAKVVQPNHLKAELKIAETQSKDITFGQPASVDTHNGVIQGSVMRIDPAVINGTVTVDVKLEGQLPSGARPDLSVDGTIDLDRLANVQFVGRPAFGQENSTVSMFKLDPDGKGATRVTVKLGRSSVNAVELLGGLSDGDQVILSDMSRWDNVDRIRLE